In a genomic window of Myxococcales bacterium:
- a CDS encoding TolC family protein — protein MLSPSRSLASSALCAALLLTAPGRSDAGPSAEAVRLDDLIAVAVRQSAGLARIRADRTIARAEADAAGVEDDWITTASIDWNKTVVGTNVEYQPVQLIEDSKVSGAVGVAKKIPTGATLSAQIGLAQMTQQYDLDPLFGVDVTEEHQFVDNSQASAQLKLEQPLVRGFGEAAAAPHRRAQAAAEGANVKAQLAAEELIRDLVVGYWELAYSAQELQVRRKGLELAAAQYATTRDARRAGTVADSALRAVEYQQAVREEALLRAQVEVEARSLELRRLSGLEISRRELVLVPGERFELDAEQHSIEAALDDALTDNPRLQALLAEKRATDVDVAIARDAARPQVNVTLAGTLFGDGPSTGEAVGALGAGGGYELTASLAFQFEIGSGRRGAEVAATQRRSKVVIEAQDLRRMIEVEVVQSVHAVTAARKRAELAEKAIDLAVATVQAEIANFKAARTTNFDVLQRQDELIEAELRRARSIADYHVAVAKLEFLTGVLLGRYGVEVRPGHAPRR, from the coding sequence ATGCTGTCCCCGAGCCGCTCGCTCGCGTCGTCTGCCCTGTGCGCGGCGCTGCTGTTGACCGCACCGGGGCGCAGCGACGCCGGTCCCTCCGCTGAGGCCGTCCGCCTCGACGATCTGATCGCGGTGGCCGTGCGCCAGAGCGCCGGCCTCGCCCGGATCCGCGCCGACCGCACGATCGCCCGGGCCGAGGCCGACGCCGCCGGGGTCGAGGACGACTGGATCACGACCGCGTCGATCGACTGGAACAAGACCGTCGTCGGCACCAACGTCGAGTACCAGCCGGTCCAGCTGATCGAGGACAGCAAGGTCTCCGGTGCGGTCGGGGTCGCCAAGAAGATCCCGACCGGCGCCACCCTGTCGGCCCAGATCGGCCTGGCGCAGATGACCCAGCAGTACGACCTCGATCCGCTGTTCGGCGTCGACGTCACCGAGGAGCACCAGTTCGTCGACAACAGCCAGGCCTCGGCCCAGCTCAAGCTCGAGCAGCCGCTGGTGCGCGGCTTCGGCGAGGCCGCGGCCGCGCCGCACCGTCGGGCCCAGGCCGCCGCCGAGGGCGCCAACGTCAAGGCCCAGCTCGCGGCTGAGGAGCTGATCCGTGATCTGGTGGTCGGCTACTGGGAGCTGGCCTACTCCGCGCAGGAGCTGCAGGTGCGGCGCAAGGGCCTCGAGCTGGCCGCGGCCCAGTACGCGACCACCCGCGACGCGCGGCGCGCCGGCACCGTCGCCGACAGCGCGCTGCGCGCGGTCGAGTACCAGCAGGCGGTGCGCGAGGAGGCGCTCTTGCGCGCGCAGGTCGAGGTCGAGGCACGCTCGCTCGAGCTCCGCCGCCTCAGCGGCCTCGAGATCAGCCGACGCGAGCTGGTGCTGGTCCCGGGTGAGCGGTTCGAGCTCGACGCCGAGCAGCACAGCATCGAGGCGGCGCTCGACGACGCGCTGACCGACAACCCGCGGCTCCAGGCGCTCCTGGCGGAGAAGCGCGCCACCGACGTCGACGTCGCGATCGCCCGCGACGCCGCGCGCCCGCAGGTCAACGTGACCCTGGCCGGCACCCTGTTCGGCGACGGCCCCTCGACCGGCGAGGCCGTCGGCGCGCTCGGGGCCGGCGGCGGCTACGAGCTCACCGCCAGCCTGGCGTTCCAGTTCGAGATCGGCAGCGGCCGCCGCGGCGCCGAGGTCGCGGCGACCCAGCGGCGCAGCAAGGTCGTGATCGAGGCCCAGGATCTGCGCCGGATGATCGAGGTCGAGGTCGTGCAGTCGGTGCACGCGGTCACCGCCGCGCGCAAGCGCGCCGAGCTCGCCGAGAAGGCCATCGACCTCGCCGTCGCCACCGTGCAGGCCGAGATCGCGAACTTCAAGGCGGCGCGCACCACCAACTTCGACGTGTTGCAGCGCCAGGACGAGCTGATCGAGGCCGAGCTGCGGCGCGCGCGCTCGATCGCCGACTACCACGTCGCGGTCGCGAAGCTCGAGTTCCTCACCGGCGTGCTGCTCGGGCGCTACGGCGTCGAGGTGCGGCCCGGCCACGCGCCCCGACGCTGA